GCAGGGTCCTGCTCCCTTGGCTTCTGCTGCTCAAGGACCTTCTGCTCTTTGGTGAAACTCTGTGTCTGAggagtggttttgttttgcagatGACATGATGATATGGCTCTACTGGTGTATCACTGGGATCTCTGTGTTGCTGGTGGGGTCAGTCATAACAGCTGTGCTGTGTATGACTAAAAGACGAGCAGGTGAGACTCATACcagccaggaagaaaaaaatccaatgctaaagaatattttttttctccttttgtacCTATTCCTATTGTGGTTTAGTTTCTTGCTGTTCTGATGCCTTGCCACTGAGATAATGCCTATGAAAACAGCTTCTGTTTTACATTATAGGACTTGCAATGTCCTTATACCATCCACTAAATAAGTAAAGCCTTCCAGAGATTATCCTGTCTGATGCTCCATGTTCATAGCACTGCAGTGTTCATgagggaaaagaggaatttCATATTTCAGCCCTTTGTTTCCTGCAGATTGCTGCAGATTTTTGCAcgtatttttcccctgcattgCATAAGAGTGTTGCAGAACAGGAGCTTCCTGTTTGTCCACACTGTAGTCTTCCCCCTGTTCCCCAAAGTCtctgcaaaattaattttatactGTTGTGAGATTAGATAAGGTTTTTCAATTgaagtggaaggaaaaaaaaaacagaagagagACTGACATCAAGCACCTTGGAAAATTGGGTACTTAAAGGCTAACTCCCTagttttctgtgctgcagccctgagacAGTTATCTTAGGGAAGCTGTGTAACTCactgcttgttttgttttctttttacatgAGAGGAAGAGTTGGTAACCTTTTGGAAAATTTCTTAACATCAAATTTGTCTATAAGATGCAGCTAGGGACATTTTAGTCACCTCTTCAGAGAAGcttctgaagaaaaatacatattttaaaagcctcAGGAGGTGACCTAAAAGAGGTCACAGGACAGTTGGGGGTTCTGTACTTGAGACTGCCAGGATTTGGGGAAGATGCTGAAAGTTCATTTTGAGCGCATTGTCTCCTCTCAAAGGAAAAATGTAGCAAGAACTGTCTGTAGAGGAGTCTTTATTCATTCAgtatggtttttttttattagtctTCTCCCTCCTTACAGCTTTATCTCCCTACAGTTACAGATATTATTTTTAACCTAATCTGTGGAAggtggtgtgattttaagcatTTAATCTTGCTTCCTGCTTTCAGAAGTGACAGTGACTATCTCTCTTGCAGGGCGCCGGCGAGGGAAATGCAACCACGACGATTTGCAGGCTGGTAAGATGCCTCTGGCTTTTGTCAAGCACCTGTCGTGCAGGTCTCACACAGTTGCCCAGGAGGGGCTTTTGTAGGCTCTAACTACTCTAGAGATGCTTCTTGGAACCAAAAGTAGCCTTAGGATCTTCCTGTTTAGCTAAAAGAAGCTTTGTCTATGGAGTTTGAAATGCTGTGTTTGTGAGATGGGAGATAATTGCTTTGGAATGTGGGGAGACTTTTGAGCCAGCCAAGGATGTACTAGCAGAAGAAGCTTTGGTAATCATCTAGGCCATAACAATAGCAGATTGGTTTGGGATGGATGCACTGAGCTCTCCACCAGAGAATACAGCAGTATTTGCAAACCTCTTGAAGCTGCAGCAGTGTTTTTGTGAGGTGAAAGTTGATGAATCATCTGGGCATTATCATAAATCACAGCTTCACTGTGTCTGCACTTTCTTATTAAATTTACAAAATGAGATGTTGTCCACATACGTTGCCAAAATAGCATTAAAGCTTAAAAGTTTTGTTAATACCCTCCTGTGCTGATTAGTGCTGACTCACACCATTGCAATGTGGGGAATGTGGctgtaattaatatttttgtcttcCATCAGCACCGTACACCGAGCTGGCCCTGCCGCCCCTGAAGCTGCGGAAGGTTTGGATTGTGTACTCTGCTGATCACCTGCTCTACGTGGACGTGGTGCTGAAGTTTGCTGAGTTCCTGATGACAGtctgtggcactgctgtggcCTTGGATCTGCTGGAGGACCACCACATCTCGGAGCTGGGGCCCTTGCCCTGGCTCACgaagcagaagaaggaaatggaGGAGCTGTCTTCAAAGATCATCATCTTGTGTTCCCGGGGCACCCAGGCCAAATGGCAGGCCATGCTCGGCAGTGAGCCCGTGTGTCTCAAGCAAGATCAGCAAAAGCCAGTGGGAGACCTGTTCACCCCAGCCTTGAATCTGATCCTGCCAGATTTCAAGAAGCCAGCCTGTTTTGGAATGTACATAGTTTGCTACTTCGAGGGAATAAGTAGTGAGAGAGATATACCTGATCTGTTCAATGTCACATCCAGATACCAGCTGATGGACAAGTTTGAGGATATTTATTTTCGGATTCAGGATCTGGAGAAGTTTGAGCCTGGGCGGATCCATCGAATCCAGGAAATCACAGCTGAAAATTACATCGATACCCCCAGTGGGAGGAAGTTGAAAGAGGCCATAGAGAAGTTCAAGAATTGGCAGACTGAGCACCCAGACTGGTTTGAGAGTGAAACCATCTGTTTGGATAGCGATGAAGAGCTGCATTCCCTGAACAGAGAGAGCCAGGTGGATTCACTGCTGAGTGAGCCAGGTGGAATTGTGAAACACCAGCTGCACCTACGTGAGCCTGACCCCAGCTGCTGTTACACCATCGACCTCCACGTACACGAAGGTGAAAGTAcaggctgccagctgcagcctcagctTAATCCATGTGGGCATCCAAATTCCCAGACTGTGGTCCTTCCTATGGATGTTCCTCCAGTTCAGGTAGTGGAGCCAGTCTCTTCCGTGGAAGACAGAAATATACTCAGTCACCATGTGCTGAGCAATGAGGACTGTATGGAAGGAGTTCCCCTTCTGGAGAGCAGCTTTCCAATGAGGAATAACGTCATCCTCCACGACGGCTCTGAAGCTTCAGTAGCTGACCAGAGCCCTGCAAACTTGTCAGATGACCTGAGTGACCACCTGAACGGACTCATGTACCCCCTTTATCAGCAGGGTGTCATTCCTTCAGAGCCATGTCTCTGCCAGGGGGAGGCTGACACGCAGCACCAGCTGGTCTTTGATGAGCACTGCAAAGACCAGAGACAGTCAGTGCAGTCAGACCAGGGCTACATCTCCAGGTGCTCCCCTCTGCCTCCTGAGGACcttctggaggaggaggaggaagaggaggaggatcaGGAACAGCAGGGGGGCTTCCATGAGCTCTCTCCAGAGGTTTTGAGCAGTCTGAAGAGCCTCCAGAAGCAGCTGTTTTTCCAGGACATCCAGAGGTGCTCTAGCTGGAGCTACCCAGCAGAGGTGATGGACATGGACCAATCTTTGGAGGACTGTTAGGCTCTGCCTGGGACCTGCCCTGTTTGAAATGCAGGGATGGAAGGTGGTGCCATGCAGAGCAGTACTGAGACTGCATTTCCAGCACTGTCCTCATCCTTGTATTGTAAAGGGCTTAGTGCTGGCactttcctgtgctgctggggtgcagcagtgcccagcagatGTGGAATGTTGCTTCCAGTCTCTGTGGAGAGAAGCCAGGAGTAGTGGCCACCCCTGTGAAAGAACAGACAGTGTTTCTGTTCCTTGGGGAAAAGCATGACACTGAATTCTCACTGATGGATGGCAGAAAAATTACTGTGGCTCATCCACTCGTGCCTTCAAAATGCCCTCCAGCTGTGCTGATTCTATTGCACTGGATAAAAGTCACAGGCATGGTTTAGAAAATAGGTTTAGATAACATGGTGACACTTGCATTGCCATTTTAATACACATTTTGAACATTTCCTTGTAAATAGTGTATTAAAGATGTGTGCCTTAAATTTCAGCTAGATTAGGGCTGTCTCTACCTGGTTGATAAATGTgcctaaagattttttttccccactcatCATTCACTTGCAGCTGTATTTCCATGGTTGTTTGGAAATCAAGTGGAATAGCTGAGAATAAGTGGGATAGATGTTTAAATTGAGAGTCTCCATAACTCTTCCTGACTCTCTACTGGGAGAGAGCAACAGCAGTGGAGGGGGAAGAGGAGACCAAGAaatggaatttgggatttttttacagttttaagAGATGTGGGGCTgaatacagaatcacagaatcaggaAAATCTGATGTATTCTGTGACACACTGCTGCAGTGCTATTTGCTTTTGCATAGCTTAGCACCAGGAAGATGTGAACTGAAGATATAGATAGTGACACACAAGGAAATAAAGGACTATTTTGGAGGAGGAAAAAGTGTAGCCTCAGCAGATGCTGCTTTAGAGTGGAAATTATATCTGAGTTAAGGGAGGCCAAGCAAAAACAACTGTAAGATGTGTGGATTTAAGCTGAAGCACAGGTAGTTAAGGTTAACCACAGTGAAATACTGAACAGACTGAGGGATTCATCTTCCAGGAGCAGTGATGGTGAGGCTGACATTGACCCTGTTTCTTATCCCTGTTTCTGCAGCCCACTGGATAACAGCCTGTGAGATGTAAATACATCCAGGCCTTTCTCCTTTGTCATCTTCCCATCCATCTAAGTTTACTTGTTAAAAAATCCTTTAtctcagctttttaaaaaacttaaTGTCTCAGAAAATAGTCTATTCTTTTCTATTTTGTATTGTGTGTATTTTATAGTTTTGTGTCTaacctgtggggttttttttccttaaattaaaaatgaagaatAGTTTT
The nucleotide sequence above comes from Passer domesticus isolate bPasDom1 chromosome 5, bPasDom1.hap1, whole genome shotgun sequence. Encoded proteins:
- the IL17RA gene encoding interleukin-17 receptor A isoform X1, with amino-acid sequence MLEGTISTAPFQPRRFRDEHADLGTRKQEHDPQVRLFNPKLSAAPGGEEPPGAPGPGPAALPRPHTAGGPRSGPSSGAAPPGPGPEAPGGGAGAMAGAGPPLPLLPFLLPLLLPRPPAAAALRLLLDAEPPFTCSQPDLNCLVRNSTCMEPSWLKVTAWTPSAPSSLHVSSDVFRKEDGKLVPVLQIEWKVATDASIRCLEGAELAVMQVNSNQQICAQFDFQNNLPLQVRPDGGRWNFTFDRFEVEPGQTYQVTVYHLPKLGVNGDYNCKSTSLTMPDCSDSLMKRTIPCIKTGSLWEPRIHGESLDDTTLLVRFHPWMEPARYQIHVTSYLNDKRCKMITQDFTEEGLQQQVNVTIKIEKNIKACCRYKVQIQPFFANCGTDCLRHAAFIPCDPVPSTEPSDDMMIWLYWCITGISVLLVGSVITAVLCMTKRRAGRRRGKCNHDDLQAAPYTELALPPLKLRKVWIVYSADHLLYVDVVLKFAEFLMTVCGTAVALDLLEDHHISELGPLPWLTKQKKEMEELSSKIIILCSRGTQAKWQAMLGSEPVCLKQDQQKPVGDLFTPALNLILPDFKKPACFGMYIVCYFEGISSERDIPDLFNVTSRYQLMDKFEDIYFRIQDLEKFEPGRIHRIQEITAENYIDTPSGRKLKEAIEKFKNWQTEHPDWFESETICLDSDEELHSLNRESQVDSLLSEPGGIVKHQLHLREPDPSCCYTIDLHVHEGESTGCQLQPQLNPCGHPNSQTVVLPMDVPPVQVVEPVSSVEDRNILSHHVLSNEDCMEGVPLLESSFPMRNNVILHDGSEASVADQSPANLSDDLSDHLNGLMYPLYQQGVIPSEPCLCQGEADTQHQLVFDEHCKDQRQSVQSDQGYISRCSPLPPEDLLEEEEEEEEDQEQQGGFHELSPEVLSSLKSLQKQLFFQDIQRCSSWSYPAEVMDMDQSLEDC
- the IL17RA gene encoding interleukin-17 receptor A isoform X2, which translates into the protein MEPSWLKVTAWTPSAPSSLHVSSDVFRKEDGKLVPVLQIEWKVATDASIRCLEGAELAVMQVNSNQQICAQFDFQNNLPLQVRPDGGRWNFTFDRFEVEPGQTYQVTVYHLPKLGVNGDYNCKSTSLTMPDCSDSLMKRTIPCIKTGSLWEPRIHGESLDDTTLLVRFHPWMEPARYQIHVTSYLNDKRCKMITQDFTEEGLQQQVNVTIKIEKNIKACCRYKVQIQPFFANCGTDCLRHAAFIPCDPVPSTEPSDDMMIWLYWCITGISVLLVGSVITAVLCMTKRRAGRRRGKCNHDDLQAAPYTELALPPLKLRKVWIVYSADHLLYVDVVLKFAEFLMTVCGTAVALDLLEDHHISELGPLPWLTKQKKEMEELSSKIIILCSRGTQAKWQAMLGSEPVCLKQDQQKPVGDLFTPALNLILPDFKKPACFGMYIVCYFEGISSERDIPDLFNVTSRYQLMDKFEDIYFRIQDLEKFEPGRIHRIQEITAENYIDTPSGRKLKEAIEKFKNWQTEHPDWFESETICLDSDEELHSLNRESQVDSLLSEPGGIVKHQLHLREPDPSCCYTIDLHVHEGESTGCQLQPQLNPCGHPNSQTVVLPMDVPPVQVVEPVSSVEDRNILSHHVLSNEDCMEGVPLLESSFPMRNNVILHDGSEASVADQSPANLSDDLSDHLNGLMYPLYQQGVIPSEPCLCQGEADTQHQLVFDEHCKDQRQSVQSDQGYISRCSPLPPEDLLEEEEEEEEDQEQQGGFHELSPEVLSSLKSLQKQLFFQDIQRCSSWSYPAEVMDMDQSLEDC